One genomic region from Yarrowia lipolytica chromosome 1C, complete sequence encodes:
- a CDS encoding uncharacterized protein (Compare to YALI0C19426g, weakly similar to uniprot|P19735 Saccharomyces cerevisiae YBR055c PRP6 snRNP(U4/U6)-associated splicing factor, similar to Saccharomyces cerevisiae PRP6 (YBR055C); ancestral locus Anc_3.265): MPPKLSFLDMPAPAGYVPGLGRGATGFSTRADLGSAHRATDTDIPDDPERFRDPDDAGILGRESADADDELADEIYAQIDARMEERNKKRREIREEKERQEEEKQATIGGMFADAKRALSEVSHDEWLNLPESGDQTRKNKRARIEAREGLRSYNMSDSVLEGLRGRAEIGAHVTETDDGSVTHIKAISDARDKILDLKLSGRETSTSIDPSGYLTSLNSENSQSTSELADIKKMTPFVESLIRSNPKNAAGWIAGVRLAELKKKPSQAIQLAAQGCENCPTNEDVWLESIRVNDMVNARIIAAQAVKRLPESVRIWEAAADLETTEEAKKRVLRKALTSVPQSVQLWKQLVNLEDEEHARLLLRQAVVSVPLSVDLWLALARLEDHKAAEKVLNRARKAVRTAPEIWIAAARLREQVNGAQKEVDKIMKKGVSELEYHGRVLSREEWLTQAHICEKEDAPLACGAIIRATVAQGIDKEPEHVQIDTLLESSRDLSYPVTSRSVLELATEMFPFSEKIWLTWTALERRLNSGDQLWSVLEKAVTSCKKSTQLWLYYIREKWHHGKFKESREIVSRAFEEVGHAQEIWLEAVQLELEVGQPDRARDLLEKARDVGVARETLWVRAVRLERELGKAPAAISLAEKALEEFVECDGLWIELGKAKTESSGVPEARDTYIQGTKNCPKSVALWILLAAAEESRGVQIRARSVLEQAALINPYNEELWLARVRLELRAGNIAQVKVLLSRALQECPQSGRLIVESIGLEPRSHRKSKLVEAVSKNENDGYILVLLAKSLWLRNQFDKASKWLTTALEMDSNNGDVWLWAYKFFSERGEGVDEVIEGFKQAEPTEGEVWSSLKDDIGNFGKTEVDLLKEGSSKLDLGSK; encoded by the coding sequence ATGCCGCCTAAACTGTCCTTTCTGGACATGCCTGCGCCGGCCGGGTACGTTCCCGGTCTTGGACGAGGCGCCACAGGATTTTCTACGCGTGCTGATCTCGGTTCAGCCCACCGAGCGACAGATACCGATATCCCAGATGATCCTGAGCGGTTCAGAGACCCTGATGATGCCGGTATTTTGGGCAGAGAGAGCGCGGATGCCGACGACGAACTCGCCGACGAAATTTACGCCCAGATCGATGCTCGAATGGAGGAACGAAACAAGAAACGGCGCGAAATCagagaggagaaggagcgccaggaggaagagaaacAGGCCACAATTGGAGGGATGTTTGCGGACGCGAAACGGGCGCTGTCAGAGGTGAGTCACGACGAGTGGCTGAATCTGCCTGAGAGTGGTGACCAGACTCGAAAGAACAAACGAGCTAGAATCGAAGCGAGGGAAGGGCTTAGAAGCTACAACATGAGTGATTCAGTACTGGAAGGACTGAGAGGACGAGCGGAGATTGGCGCTCATGTGACTGAAACAGACGATGGAAGCGTTACTCATATCAAGGCGATCTCAGATGCTCGTGACAAGATTTTGGATCTCAAGCTGAGTGGAAGAGAAACATCTACCAGCATTGATCCGAGTGGATACCTCACATCTCTGAACTCGGAGAACTCGCAGTCAACTTCAGAGCTGGCAGATATAAAAAAGATGACACCGTTTGTTGAATCGCTCATTCGAAGTAACCCCAAAAACGCTGCTGGATGGATTGCAGGTGTGAGATTAGCAGAGCTCAAAAAGAAGCCTTCTCAGGCAATTCAActtgctgctcaaggatgTGAGAACTGTCCCACTAACGAGGATGTCTGGCTGGAAAGTATTCGAGTCAATGATATGGTGAATGCTCGTATCATTGCTGCACAAGCTGTCAAACGTCTCCCCGAATCGGTGCGTATCTGGGAGGCTGCAGCTGACTTGGAAACTActgaggaggccaagaaacGAGTACTTCGAAAAGCTCTCACATCCGTACCGCAATCTGTGCAGCTGTGGAAGCAACTGGTCAActtggaggacgaggaacATGCCAGATTGCTTCTTAGACAAGCTGTGGTGAGTGTTCCTCTCAGCGTGGACCTGTGGCTGGCTTTGGCTCGTTTGGAGGACCACAAGGCTGCTGAAAAGGTGCTCAATCGCGCCAGAAAGGCTGTTAGAACTGCTCCTGAAATATGGattgcagcagctcgtctGAGAGAACAGGTCAATGGAGCACAAAAGGAGGTGGACAAAATCATGAAGAAGGGGGTTTCGGAGCTGGAGTATCATGGACGAGTGCTGTCCCGTGAAGAGTGGCTCACTCAAGCTCATATATGTGAGAAAGAGGATGCTCCGTTGGCATGCGGAGCTATCATTCGCGCTACTGTGGCCCAGGGAATTGATAAGGAGCCAGAACATGTTCAGATTGACACATTATTGGAAAGTTCACGCGATCTTAGCTACCCCGTTACTAGCAGATCGGTCTTGGAATTGGCAACTGAAATGTTCCCTTTTTCCGAAAAGATTTGGCTCACCTGGACTGCCCTGGAGAGGCGTCTCAACAGTGGCGATCAGCTGTGGAGTGTTCTCGAGAAGGCAGTGACCAGCTGCAAAAAGTCTACTCAACTCTGGCTCTACTATATTCGGGAAAAGTGGCACCATGGCAAGTTCAaggagtcacgtgagattGTGTCACGTGCTTTTGAGGAGGTTGGCCATGCGCAGGAGATTTGGCTGGAGGCAGTCCAACTGGAACTTGAAGTCGGGCAGCCAGACAGAGCTAGAGATCTGCTAGAGAAGGCACGTGACGTTGGTGTCGCACGCGAGACATTATGGGTCCGGGCTGTTCGTCTAGAGCGAGAGCTTGGAAAAGCACCTGCCGCCATTTCTTTGGCTGAGAAGGCtttggaggagtttgtTGAATGCGATGGATTGTGGATTGAGCTCGGCAAGGCTAAAACCGAATCATCAGGTGTGCCGGAAGCACGTGATACGTACATCCAGGGCACCAAGAACTGTCCCAAATCTGTGGCCCTGTGGATCTtgcttgctgctgctgaagaaTCCCGTGGTGTTCAAATCCGAGCTCGGTCTGTGCTTGAACAGGCTGCTCTGATCAACCCTTACAATGAAGAGCTCTGGCTGGCGCGTGTTAGACTGGAATTGCGAGCTGGAAATATTGCGCAGGTTAAGGTCCTCCTCTCTCGAGCTTTGCAGGAGTGTCCCCAAAGTGGACGTCTCATAGTGGAGAGCATTGGACTCGAACCTCGGTCTCACCGAAAGTCCAAACTTGTCGAGGCAGTCAGCAAGAATGAGAACGACGGCTATATTCTCGTGCTCCTGGCCAAATCTCTCTGGTTGCGTAACCAGTTCGACAAGGCATCCAAGTGGCTTACCAcggctctggagatggattCTAACAATGGAGAT